A DNA window from Halomonas zincidurans B6 contains the following coding sequences:
- a CDS encoding CoA-acylating methylmalonate-semialdehyde dehydrogenase: protein MSTASIQHYINGQISAGESGASQDVFNPATGQVTGRVALASPADVDTAVAAARAAFPAWADTPPIRRARVMFKFLQLLNAHKDALAAAVTREHGKVFTDAQGEVARGIDIVEFACGIPQLLKGDYTEQVSTGIDNWTTRQPLGVVAGVTPFNFPVMVPMWMFPLAIAAGNSFVLKPSPLDPSASLLIADLLKRAGLPDGVFNVVQGDKDSVEALIDHPDVKALSFVGSTPIANLIYERGARHGKRVQALGGAKNHMVVMPDANLDKAVDALIGAAYGSAGERCMAISVAVLVGDVADELVPRLAERAKALKIKNGLELDAEMGPIVTAQAHQRITGYIDKGVAEGAALVVDGRDFDPTTTGEGCAEGFWMGGTLFDHVTPEMTIYREEIFGPMLACVRVPDVATAIQLIDDHEFGNGVSCFTESGNVAREFGRRIQVGMVGINVPIPVPMAWHGFGGWKRSMFGDTHAYGEEGVRFYTKQKSIMQRWSSSIEHGAEFAMPTSK, encoded by the coding sequence ATGAGCACAGCCAGCATCCAGCATTATATCAATGGGCAAATATCAGCCGGCGAGTCCGGCGCGAGCCAGGACGTCTTCAACCCGGCCACCGGCCAGGTGACCGGCCGGGTGGCCCTGGCGTCCCCGGCCGATGTGGACACCGCCGTGGCCGCCGCCCGGGCCGCTTTCCCGGCCTGGGCCGATACGCCGCCGATTCGCCGCGCGCGGGTGATGTTCAAGTTCCTTCAGCTGCTCAATGCCCACAAGGACGCGCTGGCCGCGGCGGTCACTCGGGAACACGGCAAGGTGTTCACCGATGCCCAGGGCGAGGTGGCGCGCGGCATCGACATCGTTGAGTTCGCCTGCGGCATCCCGCAGCTGCTCAAGGGCGACTACACCGAGCAGGTCAGCACCGGCATCGACAACTGGACGACCCGCCAGCCGCTGGGCGTGGTGGCCGGCGTCACCCCGTTCAACTTTCCGGTCATGGTGCCGATGTGGATGTTCCCGCTGGCCATCGCCGCCGGCAATAGCTTCGTCCTCAAGCCCAGTCCGCTGGATCCCAGCGCCTCGCTGCTGATCGCCGACCTGCTCAAGCGAGCCGGGCTGCCGGATGGCGTGTTCAACGTGGTACAGGGCGACAAGGACTCGGTGGAGGCGCTGATCGACCATCCCGACGTCAAAGCGCTGTCGTTCGTCGGCTCCACTCCGATCGCCAACCTGATCTACGAGCGTGGCGCCCGCCACGGCAAGCGGGTCCAGGCCCTCGGCGGCGCCAAGAACCACATGGTGGTAATGCCCGATGCCAACCTCGACAAGGCCGTCGATGCCCTGATCGGCGCGGCCTACGGCTCCGCCGGCGAGCGCTGCATGGCGATCAGCGTGGCGGTGCTGGTGGGCGACGTGGCCGATGAGCTCGTGCCGCGGCTGGCCGAGCGCGCGAAGGCGCTGAAGATCAAGAACGGCCTGGAGCTCGATGCCGAGATGGGCCCCATCGTCACGGCTCAGGCGCACCAGCGCATCACCGGTTACATCGACAAGGGCGTGGCCGAGGGCGCCGCGCTGGTGGTCGACGGCCGTGACTTCGACCCGACCACCACCGGCGAAGGCTGTGCCGAGGGCTTCTGGATGGGCGGCACCCTGTTCGATCACGTCACCCCGGAGATGACCATCTACCGCGAGGAGATCTTCGGGCCGATGCTGGCCTGCGTGCGAGTGCCGGATGTCGCCACCGCCATCCAGCTGATCGACGATCACGAGTTCGGCAACGGCGTCAGCTGCTTCACCGAGAGCGGCAACGTGGCCCGCGAGTTCGGCCGGCGCATCCAGGTCGGCATGGTGGGCATCAACGTGCCGATCCCGGTGCCGATGGCCTGGCACGGCTTCGGCGGCTGGAAGCGCTCGATGTTCGGTGACACCCACGCCTACGGCGAGGAGGGCGTGCGCTTCTACACCAAGCAGAAGTCGATCATGCAGCGTTGGTCGAGCTCCATCGAGCACGGGGCCGAGTTCGCGATGCCGACGTCCAAGTAA
- a CDS encoding YiiD C-terminal domain-containing protein, translating to MLELMAGREPGTAYPSLALPEPGQQDDLLLFQQWLETAIPMAGRFGMQRLYWQDATLLCDVYLAPNLNDKGTGFGGSLMAQSTLLGWCWTTLWLRARGFRRDVVIAEATQRFLAPVTADYRLSCRAAEPEEPTRFAAQLDAHGKGRIKLVQQIHVDDRLCFEAIGDYAARPVGRRT from the coding sequence GTGCTGGAGCTGATGGCGGGGCGCGAGCCCGGCACGGCCTACCCGTCGTTGGCGTTGCCAGAACCAGGGCAGCAAGACGATCTGCTGCTTTTTCAGCAGTGGCTCGAGACGGCAATACCGATGGCGGGGCGTTTCGGCATGCAGCGCCTTTACTGGCAGGACGCCACGCTGCTTTGCGATGTATATCTCGCACCCAACCTCAATGACAAGGGAACCGGCTTCGGCGGTTCGCTGATGGCACAGTCGACATTGCTGGGGTGGTGCTGGACAACGCTCTGGCTGCGCGCACGAGGTTTTCGTCGCGATGTCGTCATCGCCGAGGCGACACAACGTTTTCTGGCCCCGGTCACGGCTGACTACCGGCTTTCGTGTCGTGCGGCGGAGCCTGAAGAGCCTACGCGTTTCGCGGCGCAGCTGGATGCGCACGGCAAGGGGCGCATCAAACTCGTTCAACAGATTCACGTCGACGATAGGCTCTGCTTCGAGGCTATCGGCGACTATGCGGCACGTCCTGTCGGCAGGCGGACTTGA
- a CDS encoding transposase domain-containing protein: protein MPSSPWRGKATRRSGRPWPPSRYARNLWPQLTTYLAIDNNATENTIHPFVIGRKGWLFAGSPKGADASAMLYTLVETAKANGLDPHAYLTHVFEHLPRARTEDAVRALLPQQLAMADITPLPQSC, encoded by the coding sequence GTGCCTTCGTCACCGTGGCGCGGGAAGGCAACGAGACGGTCAGGCCGTCCGTGGCCTCCGAGCCGCTATGCGCGGAACCTCTGGCCGCAGCTGACCACCTACCTGGCCATCGACAATAACGCCACCGAGAATACCATCCACCCCTTCGTCATCGGCAGGAAGGGATGGTTGTTCGCTGGTAGTCCCAAGGGCGCCGACGCCAGTGCCATGCTCTACACCCTGGTGGAAACGGCCAAGGCCAACGGCCTGGATCCCCATGCCTACCTGACCCACGTCTTCGAGCACTTGCCGCGTGCCAGGACCGAAGACGCCGTCCGAGCCTTGCTGCCCCAGCAGCTAGCGATGGCCGATATCACGCCTTTGCCGCAATCCTGCTGA